The Lacipirellula parvula genome window below encodes:
- a CDS encoding histone deacetylase, with product MPLLYASPRFLEHRTGEHVESPVRLEHITARLESSGLAAASRRPVWEPASPAELLAVHDGDYLESVEALCLRGGGRLDADTVVSPASYEVARLAAGAACDATRRVLRGEEATALCLVRPPGHHALADRAMGFCLVGNVAVAARLALDEFQLDRVLVVDWDVHHGNGTQDLFYDDPRVGVFSSHRWPFWPGTGAADETGHGDGLGATRNLPVTFGTPRREYLARFTGELIELAARMKPQLVLISAGFDSHAADPIGSLGLETEDFAELTSAVRAVANDYAAGRIVSVLEGGYNPPVLAECVAVHLAGLQT from the coding sequence ATGCCCCTCCTCTACGCCAGTCCTCGGTTCCTGGAGCACCGCACGGGCGAGCATGTCGAATCGCCGGTTCGGCTGGAGCACATCACCGCCCGGCTGGAGAGTTCAGGCCTGGCCGCCGCCTCCCGCCGGCCCGTCTGGGAGCCGGCGAGCCCAGCGGAACTCCTGGCGGTGCACGACGGCGATTATCTTGAGTCGGTCGAGGCCCTCTGCCTCCGCGGCGGGGGACGGCTCGACGCCGACACGGTCGTGTCACCCGCTTCCTACGAGGTCGCCCGACTGGCCGCCGGGGCCGCCTGCGACGCCACTCGCCGAGTGCTGCGGGGCGAGGAGGCGACCGCTCTGTGCCTCGTCCGGCCTCCAGGTCACCACGCTTTGGCCGACCGGGCGATGGGCTTCTGCCTGGTGGGAAACGTCGCGGTCGCCGCCCGGCTGGCCCTCGACGAGTTCCAGCTCGATCGCGTGCTCGTCGTCGACTGGGACGTCCACCACGGCAACGGCACGCAGGACCTATTCTACGACGATCCGCGGGTCGGCGTCTTCTCGAGCCACCGCTGGCCCTTCTGGCCCGGCACCGGCGCCGCCGACGAAACCGGACATGGCGACGGCCTGGGCGCCACGCGGAACCTGCCGGTGACGTTCGGCACGCCCCGCCGCGAGTATCTCGCGCGGTTCACTGGCGAGCTCATCGAGTTAGCCGCGCGGATGAAGCCGCAGCTGGTGCTGATCAGCGCCGGGTTCGACAGCCACGCCGCCGACCCGATTGGTTCGCTCGGCTTGGAGACCGAAGACTTCGCCGAGCTGACGAGTGCGGTCCGCGCCGTCGCTAACGACTACGCCGCCGGACGGATCGTCAGCGTGCTCGAAGGAGGCTACAACCCGCCGGTGCTGGCGGAGTGCGTGGCGGTGCATTTGGCGGGGCTGCAGACTTAG
- a CDS encoding DUF6580 family putative transport protein translates to MNRETRRDLLIFALLLAFGVVGRWAEPAWNFTPLAAVTALGAFYFRSWLPAILLPSTLLVVSDLMLPSHDAWQVQLSVHLMAIVPLMLGRAARNQEGWRRAAFWGMCGFVPATMFYLVTNFAVWASKSLYAPTVAGLMESYAKALPFYRTMLAGDVCYIALMTACLAAAHLLQPQGLEQPIERK, encoded by the coding sequence ATGAACCGAGAAACGCGTCGCGACTTGTTGATCTTCGCCCTGCTGCTGGCCTTTGGCGTCGTCGGACGTTGGGCCGAGCCGGCGTGGAACTTCACGCCGCTGGCGGCCGTGACGGCGCTCGGGGCGTTCTACTTCCGCAGCTGGTTGCCGGCGATCTTGTTGCCGTCGACGCTGTTGGTCGTCTCCGACCTCATGCTACCGTCGCACGACGCGTGGCAAGTGCAGCTGTCGGTGCACCTGATGGCGATCGTGCCGCTGATGCTCGGCCGCGCTGCCCGCAATCAAGAAGGCTGGCGCCGCGCCGCGTTCTGGGGCATGTGCGGTTTCGTTCCGGCGACGATGTTCTACCTCGTCACCAACTTCGCCGTGTGGGCTTCGAAGAGCCTTTACGCTCCGACGGTTGCCGGGTTGATGGAAAGCTATGCGAAAGCGTTGCCTTTCTATCGCACGATGCTGGCGGGCGATGTTTGCTACATCGCGTTGATGACGGCCTGCTTGGCGGCGGCTCACCTGCTGCAGCCGCAAGGGCTTGAGCAGCCGATCGAGCGGAAGTAA